Proteins from one bacterium genomic window:
- the ric gene encoding iron-sulfur cluster repair di-iron protein: MTPTLETPVGQIVTAHPLLAKVFETHGIDYCCGGKLSVQAVCARKGLDAQALLDEIQAAMDQAVPPELDWADTPLDTLVEHLVETHHAYLHEAMPRLAALSLKVANVHGDRHPELVELNQVYQAFHAEMAEHLVKEEQILFPALIRLAHGDAGFPVQHPIRAMEAEHDGAGHDLERMRELSGGFTAPDDACNSYRALFAGLAELESDTFTHIHKENNILFPRALARLEALKA; encoded by the coding sequence ATGACTCCCACTCTCGAAACCCCCGTCGGCCAGATCGTGACGGCCCACCCCCTCCTGGCGAAAGTCTTCGAAACGCACGGCATCGATTACTGCTGCGGCGGCAAGCTCAGCGTCCAGGCCGTCTGCGCCAGGAAAGGGCTGGACGCCCAGGCCTTGCTCGATGAGATCCAGGCGGCCATGGACCAGGCCGTCCCCCCCGAGCTCGACTGGGCCGACACCCCGCTCGACACGCTCGTCGAGCACCTCGTCGAGACGCACCACGCCTACCTGCACGAGGCGATGCCGCGCCTGGCGGCGCTCTCGCTCAAGGTCGCGAACGTCCACGGCGATCGCCACCCGGAGCTCGTCGAGCTGAACCAGGTCTACCAGGCTTTCCATGCCGAAATGGCCGAGCACCTGGTGAAAGAGGAGCAGATCCTCTTCCCGGCGCTCATTCGGCTGGCTCACGGGGACGCGGGCTTCCCCGTCCAGCATCCCATCCGGGCGATGGAAGCCGAGCACGACGGCGCCGGCCACGACCTTGAGCGCATGCGCGAGCTGAGCGGCGGGTTCACGGCCCCCGACGATGCCTGCAACTCCTACCGCGCGCTCTTCGCGGGGCTCGCCGAGCTCGAAAGCGACACCTTCACCCACATCCACAAGGAGAACAACATCCTCTTCCCCCGGGCGCTCGCGAGGCTCGAAGCCCTGAAGGCATAA